AACGGAGGGGAGTTGATACAGAGGTTTTGTGTAGCTGAAATTGTGGTTAATTTGGAAGTGTGGAGTAGTTGATTGATTTTAAGCTTCGTAAATCTGATGTAGTTTTAGTggttaattttgtgtttttggtGAAAATGCAGCCAGAATCAAGGTTCATGAACTGAGGAACAAGTCGAAGCCTGATCTATTGACTCAGTTGAAGGATTTGAAGGCAGAGCTTGCTCTTCTTCGTGTTGCGAAGGTCACTGGTGGTGCTCCTAACAAGCTCTCCAAAATGTATGCGTTCTGTTTTTGTTTGAGTTAGTTTAATATTTGTTTGGATTTAGTATGATTTTGCTTGAAATTTGTATATTGTAAGTGATTAGTGTGATTGCGAAAACATACATTTGAAATGAGCTACATGTacattacttattttaaattgcaCTGCAAATGCACTCGGTATGATTTTAACAATACTGTTCTGTATAGTTGATGCATTAATTGCGAATTACTTTTGAAGTGTTGTCCTTTTTCCCACTTGACATATATAATCAGTCAAGCTAGTGAGTGATCGAGAGCATTGCTAGAAACCAATACCATTGTGAATCAATTTGTATGCTCCGATGACTTGTTATAAGGGAACGTTGTTATCGTAACATCATAGGAGTACTTAGTATTGATGATCATTTGAAATGGAGTGGTGGTAATTATTCTCACCTTATGCAAGAAAAACTTAATTGGTGGTGTGTTTTTCTTAGTTTGGTGACTAAACAATAGAATGAATCAACAATGCAAATGTTTTGGCTATTATCAATTTGAGTGATTTATGGCTTTGTTTATACTTTTGATATTCAACCCTGATTATCTTAATGATTGTGTGGATGCAGCAAGGTGGTAAGGTTGTCTATTGCCCAGGTTCTGACTGTTATTTCACAGAAGCAAAAGGCTGCTCTTAGGGAAGTTTACAAGAACAAGAAATACCTGCCTCTTGACCTGCGCCCAAAGAAAACTAGGGCCATCCGCAAGCGTTTGACCAAGCACCAGGTAATCCTTGATCTTTGCCTTTAACTAGTATTTACGCACTTAGAGCTATTGAGCTTCTGGGGTCATAATTTTGCAATGCATATGCTACTCTTGGTTCTATTCATGGTTCCATCTATCCTGATAATGGATTGGTTAGTTTTTGGTTTAGTTTAGTATTTTGTCTTTGCTCCCAATTTATGTCGCACACTTTCCCTTTTAATCTAtcccaaaaagaatgtcacCTTTCGACAGTAGAAAcaatttgactttaaaactCTTCTTTTTACTCTTTAATGATACGATTTATAGCCACACCAATGGCTAAGGTTCATTTCAAGACCACAAATTTCATTAGTTCGTTTCTTTCGCAAACATTACCAACTGCTTTGTCAAACAGTGGCATATAAATTGGAAGGAGGTAGTACTTTTTTTGCaacattttttcaaataattttaaatagcGATGGGGGAGTAGTAGTGTAGTGTATGCGGCTTATGATTACGACAGGCCTTCTATTTTCTAACTCAATTCATGTAAGGAGTTTGTGATGGATGCTATGCTGCCacagttttcttaatttctccTGCATGAACTTTTACTCTTTATCTGTACAGGCTTCCTTGAAGACggagagagagaagaagaaggagatgTACTTCCCTTTGAGAAAGTATGCTATCAAAGTGTAGGCTAGGATCTAATTTCGCAGAAATTTTGGTGTTTGAATCAGGATATATATTGGTTTAAACCATTTATCATGCAAATTTTGTTTAGTTTGCTTTCGTTTGGTGCTTATGACATTAGAAACATGACTGATATGGAGCTTTATTTGATCCTAGTATCAAGTGTTTGcctattttatgttatttaaagtACCTTTTTCATTAGGTATCTTGTGCCATGTTTGAGGTTTTTATTTGATCCTAGTGGGTTTTAGAAGTCTATTTTGACTTTGGTTACACAAATTATTGCTTGATTAAGTGGGTTATGTTGGTGTTAGCACCTTGAATGGAATTCAATTAATGTCATATTAGTACACAAGTTGATATATACTTGTCTTGTGCTCACACTTATTATTCTAGGATATAGCATGAAGTAGCGGCACACGTTCGTGTACATTAGTTTGATATTCAAGTGTAGAAGAATAAAGGGTTGAATTTTGAATCGAGTGCCAAGTAATCCTTTAGATTGAGTTGTTTTCTTAACTACGAGGTCTTGGATTTAAATCGCTTCTCCCGAGATCTAATGTGatatgaatttgaattaattatattttaatgtatgtaCTTGGGGTTTCTTAGGTATCGCGTAGAATTAGtcgatattttaattttggtttATACATTACAAAATCTATTGAAAAATCACATCTCTTTTATCGCTACTTAGTCATAGATTTGAATCCATTAATTAGTGgtgaatatataaaaacaaacattttaTAGTGATCATCGACGTGCCATTTTTTTCGGAGGATAATAATGGAAATTGTGATCTTAGATGATTGGGGGTTTATACAATCGAACtgaaaattgaatcaaatcGCAAATTAAGTTAGATAAAAAAAGATAGCCTAATGATTTGGTTTGGTAgtagaaaaagaaatacaaatataCTTGGGTTGATTTGGTTTTAACT
This DNA window, taken from Solanum lycopersicum chromosome 5, SLM_r2.1, encodes the following:
- the LOC101256286 gene encoding large ribosomal subunit protein uL29, yielding MARIKVHELRNKSKPDLLTQLKDLKAELALLRVAKVTGGAPNKLSKIKVVRLSIAQVLTVISQKQKAALREVYKNKKYLPLDLRPKKTRAIRKRLTKHQASLKTEREKKKEMYFPLRKYAIKV